GCAAGGAGCCGCTCGGCAGCTGCGCCTGAGCCGGGGCGTCGATGAACTCCACCGCCACGCGCACGTCGCGCCCGACCGCAAGTTCGATGATCCGCGTGACCGCGTGCCAGATCGTCCACCCCGCGATCACGACACCTGCGGCCACGAACAGCGCCATCGCGCCGGCGTCGCCCTTGCTGATCGCGCGCTCCTGAGCCTTCATGACCACCCCTCCGTATCGATAATCGTTGTTATCGCTTTTCGTTAACATAACGACTGTCGATATGTGTGTCAACCGTTCCTCTTGGGGTGGGGAGGGCTCCGGGATGCCGCGTGAGCGAGCATCGGGAGGGGCCCGCGAAGCGGGAGGGAACCCGCTCTGCGAGCGAAGCGGCATCCCGGAGCCCGGACCCCTCGACAAGCAACGCGAACGGAACCCGCATTTCGTCTCGCTGTGCTCGCTCAATGACCGGGGAGGGAGGTATGCCGACGGCGAACACGGCCGATCCGGCCCTCGCCGGTAGTTACTCTCGATGTACACGGCACCACTGCCGCTTCGCCCCGCGCGAAAGGAAGACACAGCATGTTCGAGAGATTCACGGACCGAGCCCGTCGAGTGGTCGTCCTCGCCCAAGAAGAGGCGAAGATGCTCAACCACAACTACATCGGCACCGAGCACATCCTGCTCGGCCTCATCCACGAGGGCGAGGGTGTCGCAGCCAAGGCCCTCGAGAGCCTGGGCATCTCGCTCGACGCCGTGCGCGAGCAGGTGCAGGACATCATCGGCCAGGGTCAGCAGCAGCCGACCGGGCACATCCCCTTCACCCCGCGCGCCAAGAAGGTGCTCGAGCTGAGCCTGCGCGAGGCGCTGCAGCTCGGCCACAACTACATCGGCACGGAGCACATCCTGCTCGGCCTCATCCGCGAGGGTGAGGGCGTCGCCGCGCAGGTGCTCGTCAAGCTCGGCGCCGACCTGAACAAGGTGCGCCAGCAGGTCATTCAGCTGCTCTCCGGCGCCCCCGGTCGCGAGACCGCGTCGGTCGGCGCGCAGGCGAACGAGGGCCCGGCGTCCGCGCAGGGCGGCTCGCAGGTGCTCGACCAGTTCGGTCGCAACCTCACGCAGGCGGCCCGCGACGGCAAGCTCGACCCCGTCATCGGCCGCGAGAAGGAGGCGGAGCGGGTCATGCAGATCCTGTCCCGCCGCTCCAAGAACAACCCGGTCCTGATCGGTGAGCCCGGCGTCGGCAAGACCGCCGTCGTCGAGGGCCTCGCCCAGGCGATCGTCAAGGGCGACGTGCCCGAGACGCTCAAGGACAAGCAGCTCTACTCGCTCGACCTCGGCTCGCTCATCGCCGGTTCCCGCTACCGCGGTGACTTCGAGGAGCGCCTGAAGAAGGTCACCAAGGAGATCCGCACCCGCGGCGACATCATCGTCTTCATCGACGAGATCCACACCCTGGTGGGTGCAGGTGCCGCTGAAGGCGCGATCGACGCGGCCAGCATCCTGAAGCCGCTGCTCGCCCGAGGCGAGCTGCAGACGATCGGTGCGACGACCCTCGACGAGTACCGCAAGTACTTCGAGAAGGATGCCGCTCTCGAGCGCCGCTTCCAGCCCGTTCAGGTGAACGAGCCGACGCTGCCGCACACGATCAACATCCTCAAGGGTCTGCGCGACCGGTACGAGGCGCACCACAAGGTGCAGATCACCGACGGCGCGCTCGTGGCCGCGGCGAACCTCGCCGACCGGTACGTGTCCGACCGCTTCCTGCCCGACAAGGCAATCGACCTGATCGATGAGGCCGGCGCGCGTCTGCGCCTGAGCATCCTGTCCTCCCCGCCGGAGCTGCGCGAGTTCGACGAGAAGATCGCGAAGGTCCGCGAGGACAAGGAAGCAGCCTCCGAGGAGCAGGACTTCGAGAAGGCCGCATCGCTGCGCGATCAGGAGAAGGAGTTGCTCGGTGAGCGGCTGCGCCTGGAGAAGAAGTGGCGTGCGGGTGATGTCTCGGGCCCGGCAGTCGTCGACGAGGGTCTGATCGCCGAGGTGCTCGCACAGGCCACCGGCATCCCGGTCTTCAAGCTCACCGAGGAGGAGTCCAGCCGCCTCGTGTTCATGGAGAAGGCGCTGCACCAGCGCGTCATCGGGCAGGAGGAGGCCATCGCGGCGCTCTCCCGCACGATCCGTCGCCAGCGTGCGGGTCTGAAGGACCCGAAGCGCCCGTCGGGCTCGTTCATCTTCGCCGGCCCGACCGGCGTCGGAAAGACCGAGCTGGCCAAGGCGCTCGCCGAGTTCCTGTTCGACGACGAGGCAGCCCTCATCTCCCTCGACATGTCCGAGTTCGGCGAGAAGCACACGGTCTCGCGACTGTTCGGTGCACCTCCCGGATTCGTCGGCTTCGAAGAGGGTGGCCAGCTGACCGAGAAGGTGCGGCGCAAGCCGTTCTCGGTGGTGCTGTTCGATGAGATCGAGAAGGCGCACCCCGACATCTTCAACTCGCTGCTGCAGATCCTCGAAGAGGGTCGTCTGACCGATGGTCAGGGACGCATCGTCGACTTCAAGAACACCGTGATCATCATGACGACGAACCTCGGTTCGTCGGCGATCGCCGGTGGCCCGGTCGGCTTCCAGGTGGAGGGCAACTCGCAGACCA
Above is a genomic segment from Microbacterium sp. W4I4 containing:
- a CDS encoding ATP-dependent Clp protease ATP-binding subunit, giving the protein MFERFTDRARRVVVLAQEEAKMLNHNYIGTEHILLGLIHEGEGVAAKALESLGISLDAVREQVQDIIGQGQQQPTGHIPFTPRAKKVLELSLREALQLGHNYIGTEHILLGLIREGEGVAAQVLVKLGADLNKVRQQVIQLLSGAPGRETASVGAQANEGPASAQGGSQVLDQFGRNLTQAARDGKLDPVIGREKEAERVMQILSRRSKNNPVLIGEPGVGKTAVVEGLAQAIVKGDVPETLKDKQLYSLDLGSLIAGSRYRGDFEERLKKVTKEIRTRGDIIVFIDEIHTLVGAGAAEGAIDAASILKPLLARGELQTIGATTLDEYRKYFEKDAALERRFQPVQVNEPTLPHTINILKGLRDRYEAHHKVQITDGALVAAANLADRYVSDRFLPDKAIDLIDEAGARLRLSILSSPPELREFDEKIAKVREDKEAASEEQDFEKAASLRDQEKELLGERLRLEKKWRAGDVSGPAVVDEGLIAEVLAQATGIPVFKLTEEESSRLVFMEKALHQRVIGQEEAIAALSRTIRRQRAGLKDPKRPSGSFIFAGPTGVGKTELAKALAEFLFDDEAALISLDMSEFGEKHTVSRLFGAPPGFVGFEEGGQLTEKVRRKPFSVVLFDEIEKAHPDIFNSLLQILEEGRLTDGQGRIVDFKNTVIIMTTNLGSSAIAGGPVGFQVEGNSQTTYERMKGKVDEELKRHFKPEFLNRLDDIIVFPQLDKSELRQIVGLFTKQLGDRLLDRDMTIELSDAAKDKLIDIGFDPTLGARPLRRAMQREIEDQLSERILHGQLDAGDHVKVDVVDGKFDFEHAPRGEKVSVGVNTGGGISATPDLAAS